The genomic stretch GCTTCAGCGGCGACCTCGCGATCGACGCTACATGACTCGGGGCCGGAATGGCTGGCTGGGCCTTTTCCGTGCGACTCTTTCATTCGCTTCTCCTTGCCGGTTTTGACCGGCGCATCTAACTCTTCAGACATATCAGCGATCCCCCCCCGCGAAGCGAACGTGGTCCAGGGGGGGGAGGTTGCGCTCGCGGAGGAAGATGAAGGAAACGTGCTGGAACACGCGATTGCGGAAATCTTCCGCATCGTCGGGCCGTCAAGCGGCTCCCTCACCCGATGGGCCGCGCAGATTCGTGAACTCGCCGCTGCCTCGGGGGCGGATCCTGTGGCGGAACTGCGGGCGAGGTCGGCTGCGTTAAAGGCGGCAGACCCGGCAAGCTTTCGCATCGGTGTGCTCCTGCACCGGTGGGCGTCGCTCGCGCCCTTCTCCGCCCAGGCGGCTCGAACTTTCCCTGGCATGACCGTGAGCATCGACCCGGCCACGTGCCGCCATAAAAACCGCGGTGAAATCGTGGGGCGCGTCGAATGCTCGGCCTGCGGCGCGGACCTCGGGCCGGTGCCGACGCAGGAGGGGGGCAAGAGGTGACCGTGTCGCACCAGCCGTGCCTCCCATTCACAGAGCCGCTGGCTTGTGCCCCGTTCAGCAGGACAAGCCGAGCGGCGGCGGACTCGCTGCCCGAGGCGGTGAGCGGGCGGCAGGAGCGGCTCGTTCTCGAGTGCTTGAAAAGACGCGGAGCATGGGGCGCGACGGACGCCGAGATCCAGGCTGCCACCGGCATCCCGGTGACATCGGAGGTCGCCAGGAGGAATCGCTTGGTTATCGCCGGGTTGGCCCGGGATTCCGGCCGGACTCGGCCAACGCCAAGCGGACGCGCGGCCGTCGTGTGGGTTGCAACGGAGGGCCGACATTGAGGCCACGCTGCCAATGCCGGCGCGAGGCAATGCCGGACGATCCCGTGATCGGTTCGGCGGCTGTAGCTGGACTTCCAATCCGGCGCCGCCGACGGCGATGCGCGATCTGCGGACGGCGATACGACACGATCGAACTGCCGGAGCGGAATGCAGAAGTGCTGATCGCTCACCTACTCACCGCGGCATTGGGAACCGGAAGGAAATTCGACGAACCTGCTACGGGTAGCAGTTCAGACCATTGAACACCTTACAACATGGCGGAGAATCAGACCTATGAAACCCGACAATGATCAACTCGACCAATTGATCCGCCGTTCAATGACCAAAGCTGCGAGAATCAGGGGGAAAGACGGCGAAACCGTGCTTGTTTCCGCACTGCGGCGGGAGATCGAAGAGAACGTTGGCGGTTTTGTGACTGCCGCTTCGACGTTGATTCACGGGCCGGGTGGCTCGTGTACCAGCGGCCGCCAGGAAAGCGACTGTAAGGCTCGCCACAGCACGATCGGCATCCTCGGGTAGTTTGGACTCCCGAGGCCCAGATCACGCGGCTAGAGCGGCCACAGCAAGCGGAGCAGGCAACGTGATGAGCGACCACCAGAAAAAGCGGTCCGAAACGGGTGAAAAAGGCGGGTCAAAGGTGTGGCCTGGAAGGCCCGCCCCCCCCTCTTGGGTCCTTCCCAGAGGCGTGGCGCGCGGGTCGGGCGATGGCGGGCGAAAAATGAAATAATTGTTCAAAAAAATGGGTTGCCAAGGAGGTTGCCAAGATCAAACGTCCGAGAGTGAGACACGAGTGAACTCACACAATTGAGTGCGGTTGTATGGTGCAAGAATTAGGTATGTAAATGCAAAGAACGCGCTAAGGAGATGAGCGATGTTAGAAGCGATCAGGGAGGTTCTGAGCGGGCGGAAAGCGGCGGCCGAGGCGGATCGTGGAACACGCTACGCGAAGCTGATCGACCGGGTCCTGAAAGGCGACGGCGACCCGCAAGCGGTTGCTGACGAGCTCAATGCCCTGGGCATCCCCCTTGAGCAACTTGAGAATGACGTGCGTCGCCACGAGGAGTGTGCCGCCCTCGAGGCCCTCGCCGGCCAACTGGACGAGCGGCTCAAGGACTCGAAGGCCGCCGGCATGCGACTCCGACACCTTCAAGAACAGCATGAAGCGGCGGTCCTCGAGTTCCAGGAGCAGCGGCAACAGGCCGAGGCTGACCGCGCACAGGCACAGGCAGCCTTTACAGAATCTTCACGGGCCTTGGAGCGACTGCGGCGCGAATTCGGCGATATTTCAACCATCGGCGCGGAGGCGGCTGCGTCGCATCAAGCCTCCCGCCAGGCAGAGACGCGAGCGGCGAAAGAAGCAATGCTCGCGCGCCTCAGGGACGACCTTGCGAGAGGCGTTCATACGCTGCCCTCCCGCGGCGTGGCGCAGTTGCAGCAGAGAATTACTGAGCTCGAGCAAGAACTGAGCGCGGAGCCAGTGGCAGGCTGAGGTGCATAATGAAGGACGGCGCGGACATCGTGAACCTTGACGCGGCCAGCGCTGCCGAGGTCAGAGCATTGATCGAGGAATTGGAGGCGGATCAGTTCCCCCTGCGGAAGAGGAGGGTAATGCTCGGCGGCATGGCAATCGAGATCAGTGACAAGAAAATGGCACTTGACTTGCTCAGGCAGGCCGAGGCCGCAGGACCAGGGAGGGTCAGCTTCAATGGCACGATTGGACTGGATTGACGAAGTGGCGGTGGATCTACAGGCGGAAAGGGATTTCGGCGCAAGTTCTGAACTCCAAGGGCTGTACGGGACCGTGACCGCATACCAGCGCGCCGCCCGCGAGGACGCGCGCAAGGCTGCGCTGCAGCGAAATTCGGCCGCACGATTCAATGGCTTCACGGGCGACGTTACGGACCAGGCCGCGGTGGAGCGGTTTCTTGCGAACGTGGAACTCGTCCCAGAGTCGCGTGTCGAGCTACGCGCCGCCACCAACGCAATCACCCTTCAGGCAGGCGACGCCGAAGTGAAGGGCAAACAATTCCGAGGGATCGCGTACAGCGGTGCCCCCGTCCGATATGGCAGTCGCAACGTGATCATCGACCTTGCCGGGTTGGAGGTGCCGACCCGCACGATCGCGGTCCTCCGTGACCATGACCCCGGGCAAATCGTGGGGCAGGCGACGCGATTCGACAAAACCGCTGGGCGGCTGAACATCGAAGGAACAATCACCCTTGAGACCCCTGCCGGCCGGGAAGTGTCCGCCGTTGGGCTGGACGGCTTTAACTGGAATATGAGTATTGGCTTCGCCATCGCCGAAGTACGTGAACTGTCTGAGGGTGCCACAGCAACAATCAATGGCCGGACCATTCAAGGGCCGGCGCTGATCTTCAGCAAGACCAAGCTGCTTGAAGTCAGCTTCGTGCCCGTCGGAGCCGACCAACAAACCACGGCAGAAGTATTCACCCGCGGCGAAATGGCCACGGTCTGATTGACCCTCCGGCCCGGGGGGCTGGGCCGGCGTTGGTCGCTCATCCGCCGCCCGCCCCCCATCGGATGGAGAATGAAGTGCCCAAAAAACCCGTCAAATCAACGCCACCATCGCCGCCGGCGATCAGTCCGCCCACGGGCGTGCCGCCAGAAGTCGACTATGCCGTCAACACACCACTGAGCCGGGGAGAACTCGAGTCTGGCATCCGCCTTGTGCGCGCCGACTACCGGAGCGGCACGGTCTTCTGCCCTTACTGCCAGAGCGAGGACATCAAACAAATCGGCACGCTCCGCGACATGCGCTACTTCAAGTGCAACCGCTGCGTTCTGCCTGGTCTCCGCGGACACAACGGCGAGCGAACCGGCAAGCCCACAACATTCAGAGTTGGAGCCAACTGATGCCTTCTGTGACCATCGGCGGACCGGCGGGGGTATCGACGGCCACGGCGCCGACCGCGGGGACCGTGGCCGGGCGGCAGGGGCTGTCCGTGTGGGTGCGGCGGGGCTGGAACGCCGAGGCGCAGCAACTGGACAACTGGACGCTGATTCCCTACCTGACGCCCATCAAGGCGACGATTTCGGCGTTTCCCGGGCGGAGCACGGCCGAGCTGCGCTACGACTTCGGCGTGCTGCGCCGCGAGGACAACCGCCTGCTGACCAACTTCCAGTACCAGGTCTTCAACCCGCTCGACGTGACCGACCTGTACGTGGCCATCGTGGTGTCGCCGGATATTTCCAGCCGGCGGACGGGTGCCCGGTATCACACGGTGTGGCTGGGGGTGATCCAGACGGACCAACTGGAGCTGCTGGGCGTGCCCCAGAGCGGCACCCCGGACGCCAGCGGCTACCAGACCATCCAGTGCGCCGGGCTGGAGAGCATCCTGGAGCGGCGGCAGGTGTGGCGGGGCTGGGTCGAGAACGCCGGCGATGCCTACCCGCTGGACTGGACCCCGATGTTCAACGAGCGGATGCGCCACGGGTTCCACACCCGCCCGAACCGCTCCGCGGGACGCATTACCGCGCCGCGCTGGGTCGACCTGGCGAGCGAGGGGGTTTCGTACGGGTTCGCCAGCTTTCTATACGGTGACGCCGCTCCGGCCTACTGGTCGACGATGGACATCCTGGAATACCTGCTGTACTGGAGCAACGATCCCAGCGGGGTGTATGAGAACGCGGTGCGGGACGCGGCTTTCCGCATCGACGGCTGGGATCCTAACCTGGCCGACCCGCCGGACGCTTTGCACAACTACTTGCAGCGGCTGTATCCCACGCTGGACCCCGACCGGCGCAACGTGTGGTCGATGATCAACGAGCTGATCGACCGGCGGCGGGGGATTTCCGGGCGTTTCACGTGGAGCGAGCACAGCGGCGACTACGGCGACCCCCTGGCCGTGGCCGGACAGCGCGTGGGGCTGCCCGATACCCGGGCCCCGATCGGCATCGAGCTGTTCTCCCTGCTGGACGAGGACGTGGCCGTGGGCAACGAGACGCTGCCCGGCAATCCCGTGATCGAGCAACTGAACATCGACGAGGGGCACGGCAAGCGGGCGCGGGTGGTGATCGACACCGTGGACCGGTACGAGCGGCTGATTGTCCGCGGCGAGCGGCTTCTCTCTTGCTTCAGCGCCTCCCCAGGGCTCGACGTGGTCTACAACCTGGCCAGCATGAGCAAGGCCTGGACGGCCAGCGAAGAGGCGGCCTACAAGGCCGCGGCCAACGACGAAGAACGCAAGCGGATGATCTACGACCGGGTCTGGTGCGCGTTTCGACTGGGTTTTGAGGCGGACCGCGAATTCACCTGGAAGCTGCCACTGGACAACACCAGCCTCAATCCCAGCTTCGACCTGTCGGGCAACATTCAACTGGATCAGCACAACGAGGCCACCTGGCTGGCGGGCAAGAAGATAGATGACGTGCTGCCCTTTGTGGCCCAGGCTGATGAGGGCTTCGAGTCGACGCTACCAGCCTACGAAAAACCGTTGGTCTTCCTCCGCCTCGAAGGTGCCCTGAAGCCCGCCGGCGGCGCCGATCCGTACTTTACACGCGGCGACATGGCAAAGAGTGGCTGTCACCTGCGCATGTCGGACCGTGACATGGAAGTCCGCGTCGAATGCACTCCGGCGCAC from Phycisphaerae bacterium encodes the following:
- a CDS encoding HK97 family phage prohead protease, which translates into the protein MARLDWIDEVAVDLQAERDFGASSELQGLYGTVTAYQRAAREDARKAALQRNSAARFNGFTGDVTDQAAVERFLANVELVPESRVELRAATNAITLQAGDAEVKGKQFRGIAYSGAPVRYGSRNVIIDLAGLEVPTRTIAVLRDHDPGQIVGQATRFDKTAGRLNIEGTITLETPAGREVSAVGLDGFNWNMSIGFAIAEVRELSEGATATINGRTIQGPALIFSKTKLLEVSFVPVGADQQTTAEVFTRGEMATV